ATTCGGGATATCGTAATCTTTGGTTGGGAGGTATTGCATGCTGGAGGTGAAATGCTACACAGATTAGACTCTCTTGGTATGAATTTAGTGAGAGCTTGAATTATAGCCCGTCAACAAACTgtatataaagtttatttatataactaGTGATTTAGAGTCTCGGTTATAGAAAATGCGGGGAAACCCGAGGTTGGGGGTGGATGCGCTGAGGGGAAAACAACAACACTCGCACTGCTTTATTTCTCTTTGGAATACAGCATgtataataaatctatcgACCTATAAATGCAGATGCTCTATATTGGTAAAAGTAAAGTATAGAGTTCTGTTGCTGATGCATTCGCTGAAGATGCTGAAGACAGTAAGTTCTAAAGCTGACTGAGAAGGATCGCGCCGATTAAAGGCTGCCATTCTGAGAGATAGCGCCGGGGCGAGAATGAGGCTTAGACTGGGTCCCATAGCCATTCACACGGCCGTAAAGTAACTTCAGAGTGCCGGTACTCAGAGCCATCACGACGGCGCTGAGGGCAAACAGTCCGATGCGGCCTTCAAAAGGAAGTTGCTCGAAGATCGGATATGGGTACCTGGAGAGATTAGCAATTTGCTAATGGCATAAGCGAAACAACGACAAACCATCCATTATACGAGAAGCAACGTTCGATCCAGAACCAGTACCCAAAGGCAATGGTGCTGGACAAGCCGAGGGCGGGTAGGATACTAATCGTCCATGGTggggaaagcaaaaagagatCGATCAGAAGGACAATGGACGGGATGGCATGGAAACTAATATCTTCATGGGAGATTGTATCAGTAGTGATCACAATACCTCAGGATTTGGTATCTGGACCTACCTGCGTCCAAAGGAATGACAGCCCAATCAGGTACTACCAAACGCTCATCGATCTAGTACAAGTTAACTGGCGAATTGGAACCGAGAGACTCGAAAGCTATATCGAGCACTGACCACGCGAAGACCCCAGTATAGAATGCTGATCAGAACCTCCAAAGGTGCGCTGCATATCGACAGGAGGTTCTTGATCAAAAACAGTCGCGCGGATAAGGTTACGTCCGCCAGTAGACCAATCGCGAAGGTTAGCGTGGACAGGGATAACCCGATGACCGTCAGGTACTGAAAATGCCAGCCATAGGCCTCATTGCTACCAATTGTTAGATGACAGGGATGTCTAAGGCCATGGGACTGGTGGCACCTACGCGTGGTTGGGATTTTCATGCATACTGAACGCAAGGATTATTAGCCTGAGTGACCACGATGACGTAGCGGCATCTCAACCGCGACCAATAATAGAGGTCGACAATCGAACATGATTCAATAAATAAATGAGAGAGACTCTGAACCTACTATTTAAAAGACCATACAAAGCTGGAAAGTCCCAATAACTGAAAGTAGGGTAAATTAGCCAAAGAGAGAAGGTCCAAGATTAAGAAGCTAGTACATACATGAACCAAGGCAGAGAAGCCCCGGGATGGACTGTGTATCCGCTGTAATGGATGTTTCTTGAGAAGAGACTGGGCTgtagaagaagtagaagcCATGGTTGAGTTTATGGATAAGATAATCACCACCAATAATCGATGAAAACAAGAACTTCAACTAAATTAACTCTCAGGGTCAATCTTAATTAGATGGTCACTGACGATATCGATATGGATCTCTGGATGAAGCGGCGGTGGCCGAGGATCCCGCCGCTAAGCCAGGATGGAGGGACCCCGGAAGATAAGATCATCCGAATTCCGGCCGGAGACACCAGCTTATCACCATTACGTATGGGTAACTCTGCTGCTATCACCTGCTCCACCGCCTACGCTTCCGCCCCGGTTAATACGCAACTGCGATTGATTGAGACGGCCGATAGGTCGCCACCAATCTAAGTGGTTATCTGGATCGTCTTTGGATATCCGATGCTCCACTGGCCAGTATCTCCTCCGCTTTTTCTCGTGTTTTCTTAGTCTCGCCCATAATTCCGCCTGGTTTCATCAGCCGAACTTAAACGAGGCCCTTGCCTGTTGCAACAATCGATTGCTACTCAGTACTTCCTGCTAACCACCACCGCACTAACAAACAGAGTCAGCCGTACGGGGGACTTTTCCTTCGCGCTTCCTGGTTGATTCTTTACACCGaaagattctagaaagataACCCCAATTCGCCGCATTTGCTACCAGTAAAAGGAGTCTGCGGGCGCTCTCCCACACCTCGATGACCACGAATACTAGGTGTGGGTGCCTCGTTGATTATCGCTTCTTATCCTCTTGGATTAAACCGGAACGCCCTACAAGGCGAAAAAGGACTGTATCTTCGGAGATCCTATCGACCCCGTGAGTTTACATCTGGTCTGCATGGCGATCTTACTGTGCAGAGTGTGTCGGCACTATCTCAAGTCCCGGACTATCACTTCGTCTGGCCGTTATATCTTTTATTCCTCGTCATTTTATTTGGCCAATAATTATTGAAATCCAATGCCTCGCCCGAGAAGGCCCGGTGCTCCGGAGCCAAAACGAAGGTCCCGTAAAGGATGCTGGTGCGTACGAATACTGACGACGTGATAACTTCACGGTGTGTGTATGATTAGCTACTAAAATCCTAGGTTAGGCCATGTAAAGCACGCAAAGTGAAATGGTTTGTGttcattccttctctttgCGTCCGTTTTTAGCTAGTTCACTAATATTTTAGATGtagcggagaagaaaagccgTCCTGTTTGAATTGTCGACGTCAAAATGAACCATGTGACTACAGTATAAGGCTGAACTGGGGAGGTAGAACGAGAAGAACATCTTCCGTCGACTCTCCAAGTTCCCAGTCTAGTGGTCAGTCCGGGCAATTCATACTAGCCTTCTCGCCGTCAGATATGATGCAACCTGACTCCACGCTGTTAGCTTCACCCTACAAATCTACTTGTTCCTTGGGAGGAGACACTGCAGGAGACCATGTCGCAGAGAGTCTGTTTTGGGAAGCTGGGTATACAGGGGAAATGGCAATAGGAACGTCTTATCCTAGAGGGCTATATGATATCCATGAATCTTCCGCTATCCCTGACCAGTCTCTTAATCCCTCCACACGTACAACTGGCAAGAGCTCAGTAGATATGAGTCCATCGTCACCGGGGAAGGACGCAGCCGCCTCGTGGTCAGGCTTGTCTCCTAACATGGCCACAGTGGTGTCCAGAGAGGCGGTCCCCAGTTACCCGTCGTCTATCTCACACTCCCTGGACGATTTCTCTTACCCGTCACCGGCTGATACGGGCTCCAGTATTGGTTCTCTTGCCCCTTTCACCTTTTCGCCAGTCACCATATCGCAGCCCAGCTCGTTCCTTCGACACTCTGCAGAAGTCCCCGAACAGCCTTTGGGGCATCCTTCGCCCGGCCAAGGCAGCACACCGGATCAGGGGTATCCTCACTCGCAGTATTCATCTCCTACCGATGCCGTTAGTGCCTATGCCACTTACCAGTCACAGAGTTCATCAGACCCTCACGAGGGTATGTCCCCTCTCTCTAAAAGTCCACAGCATTTTGCATCGCCTAGTGTGACCCAGGATGCCGAATCGATGCCAGGGGGCGTGGCTAGTAGTACTGAGGACTTCTTCAACAAAATCATGAATAGCCCCGTATTATCTGAAAATCGCCCGCAGGTCCATGCCGGAGAGCCACTGGTCACTGGCGATTTAAGGCCTTTGGGTATAGGCCACGAGGTTGATGTACCCGAGGGAATTTCGAGCGCAGAAAGAAAGTGGCATGCTTATCTCACCAGCGTTACAGATAATTATGGTTTGGACTGTGGCCGTCCAGATCTGGATTTGAATAAGAATGACGATCATTCGGCCATTGATATCAATTACGCCCTGGATTTAATCAATACACAAATTGAATCGTCTGCGGCGTCTAACAATCGACAGGGCGATACCTCGTCCACGGATTCGCAACAAAATAGTTTGGACGGTGTGAAGTTTGCGTATTACGCATCACCTGTACCGATCAACATCCCGCGTTATCTATCGCCGTTACCATCAACTCTAGTGCAAACGCCTATCAACCTGATGTATTTCCATCATTTTATCAATCATACAGCAAGAATGCTAGTTCCGCACGACTGTAGTGATAATCCATTTGTTTCTGTTCTACCATCAAGTGAGTCAGGGGCAACTGCTCTCTTCTCGTTGACTATTCTGCCCCGTGCTAGTGTGCTGACCTAACAGTGGCTATTGGGGATTCGAACCTGCTGAATCTTATGTTAGCGTACTCCGCTAGTCACCGTGCGAGATATCTGGAGCATCCAGAACCTGCTAATCGTATCGCGCACTGGGTTAGCAATGTCTTTCCTGCATTGCGCGTAGCACTGGAAGATCCCCATGAGAAGGTTACTGACAACCATCTTGCTACGGCCATCATGCTTCTTTCCCTAAAGATTATATCGCCCAGTACCTTTGAAGTGCCAATTCCTTGGCAAAGCCATCTGAAACTTGCCAGGGAACTATTCCTCGCACGCCGAGAACAAATGGCCTACCCCGGAAATCGCATTGGCCCATTCCTCGCTCGCTGGTTAGGATATCTCGACATTATGGGAACCCTCTCCTGCCGACACACAGAACCACCGTTGTCTGAATACTACTCTCTTATCAGCACATGCTGCTCAGCTGAGGGACTGGATGAATACTGTGTTGACTGTTTTTCCGGGTTTACCCCCCGAACGGGTCTGTTTTTGACCAAGCTGGGGAAATTGGTACATCAGTGTGACAACGAGCGATTTGATGAGGTGGGAATATGGATTTCCGGCTGGAGGCCGTCGGCCAGTATCATTCTTGAAGCTCAAGAATTAATCAACGAGCTTGAACTGCTCCGTACCCGCGCTCACGCTAGCTCAAGGCATTTCCGGGAGTCTGGAGCTACAGACATCATCGCTAGTGATAAAACATTTTATTACGCAGGTTTATTGCATCTCCACCGACGCGTCCTAGGCACATCTCCATTTTCCACGCCAGTCAAGGAGGCTCTGGATGGGCTTAGAGAGGCCCTCGCACAGATAAGATTCGGGGCATCTGCTGAGGTCGGAACCCTCTTTTGCTTGTTCACTGCGGGTTGTGAAACCCATGACCCCGGACAGAGAAGGGAAATCCAGGAAAGATTCGAAGTTCTAGAGAAAACTGGCATGAAACAGGTTAGTCGATCTAGGTTCTTTGTTAGCATACCGGTGCTGACCAACACATCTGTAGATCCAACATGCTCGCAAGTTAATGCAGCGTTGTTGGGACGAGAATATGCCATGGATTGCCTTGGCTCGAGGGGAGTTTCTTGGATAGATAGATTGAACGTGGACAACAGTAAAATATGCATCTCATTGTCAAATGGTGTGAGCTATTACAGTTGAATTTGAAAAAGGATGTACTAGAAGATCGCAATAATCATTTGACTCACTTATCTACCCTTCCCAGCATATACCACCGGGTGCATATAATCTTCCCAGTATACATGGCTTGTCGTGTATTTCCGATACAGTTAAAAATTGACGCACGTCCTTCACCGCGTCCATTATGGACTTTAAACTGAGCACCCGCGAAGAGTTCCTTCACGGATGATTGGGAAGTCACTTTATCAGCGATTTTGGAATGAGACATGGTGATGAATGATGGGTATGGCAACGGTGAATGATGAGGCAAGTAGTGTtggggaagagaggaaggaaacaatTTCTCTTgagtagtatatatactggAGGAACCTAGAAGTATGCTTCATATATAGAATCTCCTTCAACTGGCGTTGTCTTCAGATCAAACATATCATTTATCCACAGTAACACTGTATTGAACACTGACTGGAAAGTATTTagccctcccctccccccctcccttcctcCTTCCATCCTTCGCTTTCCCGCCCCCGGTAGGGGCCACACCCAGTTTTTTCGAAGTCCTTGCTCACATAGAACTtctatatagagatatattaacAGTGTTATCATTAGATGCCCATAAATATGCAATACGGAGTCGTCAAACCCCACGCGCCACAGAGAAAGCTAAAGACggtcaagaagaagaactgcACTACGTGTTAAATGCTATAGAGATTGTACCCCTACCACCCACACCTACCCCGCGCCTTGGTTTCAGAGAAATTTTCGAGCCCAAGGCATTTTAAGAATTGTCCGTGCGGTTCTatgtggcttaagtacggctgagcggacaggaagctatataggtGCGGCCCAGGGCAATCTGAATGGTAGATTCGGATTTATGTGATCTTTTGGTCTTGTGGATTATATGGCCCTGGATATCTCTTACACACTCTTCTTCTATCAGCTCATTATATTTCAAAAGTGATACAATGATAGTCTTAGTAAATAATCTATCCttataaagtaaatattctattaggTCTACTCTGTGTTGAGTTTCTAAATATCTATGATTTCATATCataatactatatcttcTGATttgattatttaatagatgTCGCgtctaatatttataatccCTCAGGCACAGGTCTTGTAGACTGTCACAATCATTTCAATTTTAAACTCATTGAACTggaataaagatataattttacAAATTCATACTTTGGACTAAAGTGATACTTTTAACCTAGACCTCACCATAGCAACGCACAATCCGGATCAAGGTCTACAAAGGAAATCAGCTACAGTCAGGCTGAAACAGTGAAACTAGCGTTTCACGAGCAACAGCTACCTGAGATATTTCTCTGAAGTGATATAAACAAACAACCTGACTGTAGACAACATCCTCACCGCCTTGGAGTATGTGTGAACAGCCCTGCACTGAATTGCCTAAAATGGAAGGTTGCCCTTGTCTCATCTTGAGCGCTTTCACTGCCGCTGCCATTCTGCTCTTCACATTTATACCCATTCTCTTTGTGTTCTACGTGTTTCAACACCGGTTTCTGCACCGGATTGAGGCCCGCATGACTCCCATGACAGACTCGGTGACTCCGGAAGGATGTCAGGGCATAGAGAGGGCCAGCCACCCTGATAAGGCAACGCCTGACGCGCTGGAAGCTACTGTGTCTCCTGCTCCAGGGTCGCGTCGAAACTCGAATCTGATGGATAGCCGATTGGAGGACATCCAGGTTCCGACTCTTCTGCCACAAATCACCAAGAAGATGCCGGGCCCCGTCACCACCAGCGCCATCGTCAAACTGACCGAGGAGCTTCACCTGGGAGGGCCTGCTCCGTTGCTGGATGGTGGGTTGGACCACCTGCATATCCCTACGTTGGAACCGAAGCGCGTAAGCAATTTCTCTTTATAACCACTTGCTGAACATTGCTTGTATATAGTGCGATTGATAAAGTTCACTCTAACCTTCCAGAAGAGCTCATCCTTAGCTACCATAGCCCAGGTGGCCAAAACCTCCGCGTTcgacgccgaagaagaatcaGTAATTGTTCCATGGGATGGCAAGATACGCTGGGCTATAGAGGGTCCTAGTGTCttcgatgacgaggaagatgagcttGGAGCATTCTACTTCCGTCCCAATCTCTTTTCTCGTAACCCGTTCTCGGACATTTGGATGTTTCAGTATGGACTGCGATACGTACCGGCTAAGGGCGACAAAAACGTGTATCGTACGGTCCGGATCGAGAATCTCCCCTCAACTCTAACCCTGAAGGATATCTTGCCTGCCGTTAGTGGTGAGATTTTCTCAGCTCGTCTCACGGATACCACTCCCATTGTGGGATATAACACAGCGATTGTCACGTTCGTTTGGCAATCCGATGCTATTCATTTTGCTCAGACTTCGAGAAACGGCATCCACCTTGGTCCCACAGTGGCAAAGGTTATCCCCGTCAACACTCCGACCTACCCTATCTCAGCTGAGTTGAAGCGATTGATCTTCAAGGAAGGCGCCACACGCTGTCTCTGTGTGTCCAGTTTGCGTGAATCCCTGAAGAGTGAAGTTCGCCGTGTTATGGAGAAGTCTCCTCACTCTGCATATATTGAGAGGATTGAAGATGGTCTTGTGCTGGGGGAGACCTACATTCGGTTCCATTCGATCAAAGTGGCCGCTGCGGCGTGCGATCAACTCAAAAACCACCCGTGCTTCACCGAGTGTGGCTTTCGTTTCTTGAAGAAAGCCTCAGACATGCGTACCGCTGTTTCCGGAGAACGCACCTTTAGAACCAAAGTGCAGGAAAAGCGCCCTCGCATCGGGATTTGGGACTAAGCTGCATTCTTGAATATTCTTCGTACCATGTGTACATTCCGTCATTCTACCATGCACTGTATTTATTAGcatcttatatattttatttcgAGCGGCAGCATAACAACCGATAGTTAATGCATGGTCAATCTATTTTCATTGTGACCTAGATTCTTCGTAGCACTTACAAGCGGCGGAAAGCATTCCTTGGGCTGATACCGGGGTTCCGCTTCGACTTAATCCTGAGAACAGTGCTTCAACTGACAAGCTGATATAGTGTAGCTTGGCTGATGGTTGATCAGCCCTTTCAATCTAGTTCTACAATAGGGGGCAGATGTACGTTCTACTAGTTCAGGATGTGTTAGTCTCGAGACAGCTGTTTGCTACAGatattataagaatattCTCTGTATGCTCGTCAGCCAAGTTGCTGATTGTATCTGTGTAATAGCCGATAGGATGTACCAGAACTTATTACATCATTTCTCTGCAGTTGTAGATCTGGAGGCGACTTCTTGTATCCATACCTTGATCATATTTCGTAGAATAATATAGTGATATCCCATACATCTCACACCGTCATCTGGGAGACCTGAAGCAGCAGCCGTCGTTTTCTAATGGTGAGTGTGATCCTTTGTGGTGATTAAAGGCGGCAGATAATTGTTTGCTACAGAATACCGGGCACCGTTGCTTGATGCGGGATATCCCGAATCGGCTAGTTTTGAAGTAGGTCTTCAGCTCGCAAACCAAATCAGCCGTGGATTAAATTAGATCTGATAAGCAACCCCGAAAAGTCAAGACCCACCAACTAACGCTAACCGATTTAATCTCCGCCCCGCGTCCACCTCCACCATTTAATCCCAATCTCAatctccaaaaccaccaTCACCTCAAAGCCCCAAAACTATGCCAACAAAACAATgacccaaccaccacccccGACAAACCCAACGACCCCAAAAATGCGCCCCCAATTAACCCCCACCCTCCTATCAACCCTCTTCACCTCCCTCACACGCCCAACCACTAAATGGACCCTCCACCGCACCCTCAAAAGCGACAACCCCCTTGACATAAACGGCGATCTCCACGGCACAGCAACCTTTACTCCTCTCTCACCCAACACAAACACAAACACAACCACAGCAAAAGACCTCCTCTACCACGAAGAAGGCGAGATGCCCGCCCCGCCAGGTCTACGCGCGAATCTCGGCGTCGGGGTGGGACTGCGCTTCACGAAGAAATATATCTGGCGGTTGAGCGAGAAGGGGATTATTAGTGTTTGGTTTGCGAAGGTGGGGGGTGGAGAGGATGGGCCGGATTATTTGTTCCATGAGTTTGAGTTTCGTGAGGAGGGTCAGGGTCAGGGTCAAGGTGAGGGTgtgaaggagggagagggagagacGTTTGTGGATGCGCCGACGCCGCCGCtggtggatggggaggatACAGTGGTTTTTAGGGCGAGGGGGAATCATCTTTGTATTAATGATATGTATCGGACGGCTTATGCTTTCCGGGTGAGGGGGGAGGATGGGGAGGTGGTTAGTTGGGCTAGTCGGCATGTTGTTAAAGGGCCGAAGAAGGATCAGGATATTGTTAATTTATATCGGGTGGGTTGATGGGGGATTTTTGTTATGGGTTTAATAGAAGGGTGGAGTTAGGGATAGAGGTAGATTTGTGGGGATGTGAGTGGATTGAGGGCTCTGTGGATAGAATACTGGACGTAAATAATATGCATTGTGCTACAAGTAGGAGGGACTTATAGTATTGGTATGCATTGTTTTCATTTCCGATTGCTAACTTTCTTCAGGCTATCATGCCCCGTTTCTCTTATCCATGACGGTCTTCAGGATGATCTCACAATTTGGCATCCTAGCCCAAGGGTCAACGCTCTGTTCAATTCCTTCAGCTGTGACGT
This Aspergillus flavus chromosome 1, complete sequence DNA region includes the following protein-coding sequences:
- a CDS encoding uncharacterized protein (conserved hypothetical protein); the encoded protein is MASTSSTAQSLLKKHPLQRIHSPSRGFSALVHLLGLSSFVWSFKYMHENPNHANEAYGWHFQYLTVIGLSLSTLTFAIGLLADVTLSARLFLIKNLLSICSAPLEVLISILYWGLRVIDERLVVPDWAVIPLDADISFHAIPSIVLLIDLFLLSPPWTISILPALGLSSTIAFGYWFWIERCFSYNGWYPYPIFEQLPFEGRIGLFALSAVVMALSTGTLKLLYGRVNGYGTQSKPHSRPGAISQNGSL
- a CDS encoding C6 zinc finger domain protein, coding for MPRPRRPGAPEPKRRSRKGCWPCKARKVKCGEEKPSCLNCRRQNEPCDYSIRLNWGGRTRRTSSVDSPSSQSSGQSGQFILAFSPSDMMQPDSTLLASPYKSTCSLGGDTAGDHVAESLFWEAGYTGEMAIGTSYPRGLYDIHESSAIPDQSLNPSTRTTGKSSVDMSPSSPGKDAAASWSGLSPNMATVVSREAVPSYPSSISHSLDDFSYPSPADTGSSIGSLAPFTFSPVTISQPSSFLRHSAEVPEQPLGHPSPGQGSTPDQGYPHSQYSSPTDAVSAYATYQSQSSSDPHEGMSPLSKSPQHFASPSVTQDAESMPGGVASSTEDFFNKIMNSPVLSENRPQVHAGEPLVTGDLRPLGIGHEVDVPEGISSAERKWHAYLTSVTDNYGLDCGRPDLDLNKNDDHSAIDINYALDLINTQIESSAASNNRQGDTSSTDSQQNSLDGVKFAYYASPVPINIPRYLSPLPSTLVQTPINLMYFHHFINHTARMLVPHDCSDNPFVSVLPSMAIGDSNLLNLMLAYSASHRARYLEHPEPANRIAHWVSNVFPALRVALEDPHEKVTDNHLATAIMLLSLKIISPSTFEVPIPWQSHLKLARELFLARREQMAYPGNRIGPFLARWLGYLDIMGTLSCRHTEPPLSEYYSLISTCCSAEGLDEYCVDCFSGFTPRTGLFLTKLGKLVHQCDNERFDEVGIWISGWRPSASIILEAQELINELELLRTRAHASSRHFRESGATDIIASDKTFYYAGLLHLHRRVLGTSPFSTPVKEALDGLREALAQIRFGASAEVGTLFCLFTAGCETHDPGQRREIQERFEVLEKTGMKQIQHARKLMQRCWDENMPWIALARGEFLG